From the Photobacterium sp. GJ3 genome, one window contains:
- a CDS encoding DUF637 domain-containing protein, giving the protein MKKQNQPIHPQMKQPPVWRKATASVLTWVIPMQLAFPAYANIQLTRDVTKLQSALDSSARYQLASRVSEHLYEEVFMSPLADIFDGFGYFYQLAASRHPKQFDDLKWVPIGVGDITTMIPVAPQKPLFIGSPYVERDIVRLQLNQLLNRSYIVGEGEYENYNDMIKSLYDNALTLMQEKGYKFGQNLTSAQIDSISSDVIWPELRTLPTGKKVVIPFVYLSKTTIATNKIDKTTFSVGNGVINAGSFTVNGGEVLARRNLFIQTKQDFINYQGNIKAQENLKIQAGNNIENYSGTIQGRDTKLIANAIKNETLVFRHDYEYGFSELAGNLAKITGLNSLNLSTAGDVISKGGQFDSQGTLQINAGGSVQLLTQQVRQQHAQSGKKWTDSSQSLVNLQTKLSAVDILSIVAKNEIISQGAIVESEGILELLAGMGIQIIPAENLQAGEKSFKSSTGGIFGSDESYSESYQKTEILRSVLKGGNSVVLNTLMGDITLRAVSVSSLGVTKLVAPNGQINLELAKQLDQYSLEESYEGALSFRFKGHGHYRETAYYNEFIAKGGLMLDAANGINIQYAGNPDNIDETIANMAKSPEYRWLQDLRNDPNLATQWQEIELAIEEWNYDQSGLTPAAMAILAVAIAAATGGAGLTVMGGTGFMASAVNAAATTLLNQVTASMLANGGDLSATFKDVTSSDSLKNLATSMVTAGVLSEIDSLGWLAQGEDIGLLDQAKNTLIQSTVNAAVPSLIQGHSFSEFGDAFLQNVATSSVQQIGQSLAKQIGIAAGERGKDGLPKNPDIGAATQYITHAALGCALAGANSAISGGNSDTAKTSCFSGAGGAVIGEFIAKHKRAELEAIEKETENYIKEQLALIKTGQNVSPETLEAYKNSQYQKLLQLKASGVDIAKLAAGITVFAFGGDVDQAIYTSGNAAQNNAFFIPALFWAVNAALLAYSVYEFTEDVEAFVDLIRQGDTDKAKEVLIAALIDAGIDMTVGKGLKLVKAGETISDALQKLKIEELLEIASESLSKHGNHMLASEIDYLKKVMAGDLSAKEQRRLKGFDANNANHADKLPEFDNYQKAYPHGSLTFDRWLEMREVGEIGADGRWVRPATSKSVDIKAKSIGKQDDVSVDYNGLTKPTRGLDGQSIDNCNFDCFSELRQKAKQESETWLDTDKVNYYRAKQRIYSEAMGEMAGEATQAQNGAKRLMSHYPGSNDKRGQFDQIWHQPDGKIVIIEAKGGDSQLGSRIGLNGQRVQQGTKEYFESVVASMEKWYDINGSTLDATTKHEYRKTMNLLNDKNAIIEYKVVRQHIDTQTGKPTKVSVTDYNVI; this is encoded by the coding sequence ATGAAAAAACAAAATCAACCTATCCATCCCCAGATGAAACAACCCCCTGTCTGGAGAAAAGCAACGGCATCAGTATTAACCTGGGTGATTCCGATGCAGCTGGCATTTCCGGCTTATGCAAATATTCAACTAACCCGGGATGTCACTAAGTTACAGTCCGCACTGGATTCATCTGCACGCTATCAGTTAGCCAGCCGTGTCTCCGAACATCTCTATGAAGAAGTCTTCATGTCACCACTGGCAGATATTTTCGATGGTTTCGGATACTTTTATCAACTTGCAGCTTCCAGGCATCCAAAACAATTTGATGACCTGAAATGGGTGCCGATTGGTGTGGGTGATATTACCACCATGATCCCAGTCGCTCCCCAAAAGCCCCTATTCATTGGCTCCCCTTATGTCGAGCGGGATATCGTTCGCCTGCAGCTCAATCAGCTTTTAAATCGTAGTTATATTGTCGGCGAAGGCGAATATGAAAATTACAATGACATGATCAAGTCGCTGTATGACAACGCCCTGACATTGATGCAAGAAAAAGGCTACAAGTTTGGCCAGAATCTGACCTCCGCACAAATTGACAGTATTTCCAGCGATGTGATCTGGCCTGAGCTCAGAACATTACCGACAGGAAAGAAAGTTGTCATTCCTTTTGTGTATCTGTCGAAAACAACCATTGCGACCAATAAAATTGATAAAACCACCTTCAGCGTCGGCAATGGTGTGATCAATGCAGGAAGTTTTACGGTCAATGGTGGAGAAGTTTTAGCCAGACGAAATCTGTTCATTCAAACCAAACAGGATTTCATCAATTACCAGGGCAATATCAAAGCTCAGGAAAATCTGAAAATACAGGCAGGCAATAATATTGAAAACTATTCCGGTACAATTCAAGGCCGGGACACCAAACTGATTGCCAATGCCATTAAAAATGAAACGCTCGTTTTCCGACACGACTATGAATACGGCTTTTCAGAATTAGCAGGGAATCTCGCCAAAATTACGGGCTTAAACTCACTCAACCTGAGCACGGCGGGTGATGTGATCAGCAAAGGCGGCCAGTTTGATTCACAGGGAACCCTGCAGATCAATGCCGGTGGCAGTGTTCAATTGTTAACCCAGCAGGTCCGCCAGCAACATGCACAATCCGGTAAGAAATGGACGGATTCCAGTCAGTCTCTGGTGAATTTGCAAACCAAGCTTTCTGCAGTGGATATCCTCTCCATCGTTGCAAAGAATGAAATCATCTCTCAGGGAGCCATTGTTGAAAGTGAAGGGATCCTGGAATTACTAGCAGGCATGGGAATTCAAATTATCCCGGCAGAAAATCTTCAGGCGGGTGAAAAGAGTTTTAAATCATCAACTGGCGGTATTTTTGGTTCAGATGAATCCTATTCAGAGTCTTACCAGAAAACAGAGATTCTTCGTTCCGTGCTGAAAGGCGGTAACAGTGTTGTTCTCAATACCCTGATGGGAGATATCACTTTACGTGCAGTTTCGGTATCCAGTCTTGGTGTGACGAAACTCGTCGCACCGAACGGACAAATCAACCTCGAACTGGCGAAACAACTTGATCAGTACAGTTTGGAAGAATCCTATGAAGGCGCTCTCTCCTTCCGCTTTAAAGGCCATGGACATTATCGCGAAACCGCCTATTACAATGAGTTTATTGCCAAAGGCGGCTTGATGCTCGATGCAGCCAATGGGATCAACATCCAGTATGCCGGTAATCCGGATAACATTGATGAAACCATCGCCAATATGGCGAAATCTCCTGAATATCGGTGGCTGCAAGACTTAAGAAACGATCCGAATCTAGCTACCCAATGGCAGGAAATTGAACTTGCCATAGAAGAGTGGAACTACGACCAAAGTGGTCTGACACCTGCTGCGATGGCAATTCTGGCCGTCGCAATTGCCGCCGCTACCGGTGGTGCAGGTTTGACCGTGATGGGTGGAACCGGTTTCATGGCTTCAGCCGTGAATGCAGCAGCAACAACACTCCTGAACCAGGTTACTGCCAGTATGCTGGCAAATGGTGGTGATCTTTCTGCAACATTCAAAGATGTCACGTCATCAGATAGCCTGAAAAATTTAGCCACATCCATGGTCACCGCTGGTGTTCTCTCTGAAATTGATTCACTTGGCTGGCTGGCCCAAGGGGAAGATATCGGCTTACTTGATCAAGCCAAAAACACCCTGATTCAATCAACAGTCAATGCTGCTGTACCTTCATTAATTCAAGGCCATAGTTTTTCTGAGTTTGGCGATGCATTCCTGCAGAATGTTGCAACTTCCTCCGTTCAGCAAATTGGTCAATCACTGGCGAAGCAGATCGGTATTGCTGCAGGTGAACGCGGCAAAGATGGTTTACCGAAGAACCCAGACATCGGTGCAGCCACACAATATATTACGCATGCTGCACTTGGATGTGCACTAGCAGGAGCAAACTCAGCCATTAGTGGTGGCAACTCAGATACCGCTAAAACGAGTTGCTTCTCGGGTGCAGGTGGTGCCGTAATTGGTGAATTTATTGCCAAGCATAAACGTGCCGAACTGGAAGCCATTGAGAAAGAAACAGAGAACTACATTAAGGAGCAATTAGCACTCATTAAAACAGGACAGAATGTCTCTCCTGAAACGCTGGAAGCCTACAAAAACAGTCAATATCAAAAATTACTGCAACTGAAAGCCTCTGGCGTTGACATTGCCAAGCTTGCTGCAGGGATTACTGTTTTTGCCTTTGGTGGTGATGTTGACCAAGCAATCTATACCAGTGGCAATGCCGCACAAAACAACGCATTTTTCATTCCTGCATTGTTCTGGGCAGTAAATGCAGCATTACTGGCATATAGCGTCTACGAATTTACCGAAGATGTTGAAGCCTTTGTTGATCTGATACGCCAGGGAGACACCGACAAAGCAAAAGAGGTGCTGATCGCAGCATTGATTGACGCTGGCATTGATATGACGGTTGGTAAAGGTCTTAAACTCGTCAAAGCTGGTGAAACAATCTCTGATGCTCTGCAGAAACTGAAGATAGAAGAACTGCTGGAAATCGCCTCAGAGAGTCTATCCAAGCATGGCAATCACATGCTGGCTTCTGAGATTGACTATCTCAAAAAAGTCATGGCTGGTGACCTTTCCGCGAAAGAGCAGCGCAGATTGAAAGGCTTCGATGCGAACAATGCCAATCATGCTGACAAGCTGCCTGAATTCGATAATTACCAGAAAGCTTATCCTCACGGTTCTCTCACATTCGATCGCTGGCTTGAAATGCGTGAAGTTGGGGAAATTGGTGCGGACGGTCGCTGGGTTCGTCCAGCGACATCCAAATCGGTGGATATTAAAGCGAAGTCGATCGGAAAGCAGGACGATGTCAGCGTGGATTATAACGGGCTGACGAAACCCACCCGAGGGTTAGACGGACAGTCAATTGATAACTGCAACTTTGACTGCTTTTCTGAACTGCGTCAAAAAGCGAAACAAGAATCTGAAACCTGGCTTGATACCGATAAAGTCAACTACTATCGCGCAAAACAGAGAATTTACTCTGAAGCAATGGGTGAAATGGCTGGTGAAGCCACACAAGCGCAGAATGGTGCTAAACGACTGATGTCTCACTATCCTGGCTCTAACGACAAACGCGGACAATTTGACCAGATCTGGCATCAGCCCGATGGTAAAATCGTAATCATTGAAGCGAAAGGGGGCGACTCTCAGTTAGGCTCTCGGATAGGCTTGAATGGTCAACGCGTACAACAGGGAACGAAAGAGTATTTTGAGAGTGTCGTTGCTTCCATGGAAAAATGGTATGACATCAACGGTTCCACGCTTGATGCAACAACAAAACATGAATATAGAAAGACCATGAATCTGCTGAATGATAAGAATGCAATAATAGAATACAAAGTTGTCAGACAGCATATAGATACGCAAACAGGCAAACCGACAAAAGTATCTGTGACTGATTACAACGTAATTTAA
- a CDS encoding Imm49 family immunity protein, with amino-acid sequence MEKIDSHVIIGSERRPRGFVEELLEDKQQLCLSTYRALHKGTIRGIPSTGMFFAHFAHALLLGKERQEVIRPLYDCAQILAINLGPYTQKERGYHGWFQDLPVFWPYEGKRLISTSEWLDAFAVTFILRDPFQQGRMLLDIEASDIDIWDVSDPEATGDHNDVRRVLFRLFRAFWITEDTDIHERIRDMVTYSAPEYIGGSAAQDMFHYLYLPLAELLIAIHRNDRATKYPEKLRFALECHKKYYTEIAQRQYEFENADFDSKGYIALCITGLAAYAYDNYGLEPDIESGYMPLWLVKGEFPSYEEAFPEISPRPPFEEKNITLSLTTKDPVEDWHPIWLNTLRWIKQQPDMPHLFRLGDEVEERELAKSVSGAVVCDIEGDEPGKLVVFSIQPVAIAAPEQWLSQMKHRWADFAATQLSAPLTEVSFHD; translated from the coding sequence ATGGAAAAAATTGACAGTCACGTGATCATTGGCTCAGAGCGTCGTCCTCGTGGTTTTGTGGAAGAACTCCTAGAAGATAAGCAGCAGCTTTGCCTGAGCACTTACAGAGCGCTTCATAAAGGCACCATAAGGGGCATACCAAGCACGGGCATGTTTTTCGCTCATTTTGCTCATGCGCTCCTGCTTGGCAAGGAACGTCAGGAAGTTATTCGTCCGCTATACGATTGCGCACAGATTCTGGCGATCAATCTAGGCCCTTATACCCAAAAAGAGCGTGGTTATCACGGCTGGTTTCAAGACTTACCCGTGTTCTGGCCCTATGAAGGAAAGCGTCTGATTTCAACTTCAGAATGGCTGGATGCATTCGCCGTCACTTTCATTCTCCGTGATCCATTCCAGCAAGGACGGATGCTGCTGGACATTGAAGCGTCAGATATCGACATTTGGGATGTCAGTGATCCGGAGGCAACGGGCGATCATAACGATGTGCGCCGGGTGCTCTTCCGCCTGTTCCGGGCCTTCTGGATCACCGAGGATACCGATATTCATGAACGCATCCGGGACATGGTGACCTACTCCGCACCAGAATATATTGGCGGCAGTGCCGCACAGGATATGTTTCACTATCTATATCTGCCTTTGGCGGAATTACTGATAGCGATTCACAGGAATGACCGGGCGACCAAATATCCGGAAAAGTTACGCTTCGCGCTGGAATGCCATAAAAAGTACTATACCGAAATTGCACAAAGGCAATACGAATTTGAGAATGCAGACTTCGATAGCAAAGGCTACATTGCTTTGTGTATTACAGGCTTGGCGGCTTATGCCTATGATAATTATGGTCTGGAACCCGACATAGAAAGTGGTTATATGCCCTTGTGGCTTGTGAAAGGCGAGTTTCCTTCCTATGAAGAAGCTTTTCCTGAAATATCCCCTCGCCCACCCTTTGAGGAGAAAAATATCACATTGTCATTAACAACAAAGGACCCCGTTGAAGACTGGCACCCGATCTGGCTGAACACGCTGCGTTGGATAAAACAGCAACCCGATATGCCCCATTTGTTCCGCTTGGGTGACGAAGTGGAAGAGAGGGAGCTCGCCAAATCTGTCAGCGGCGCAGTAGTCTGTGATATCGAAGGGGATGAGCCTGGAAAACTGGTGGTTTTTTCTATCCAACCTGTCGCCATTGCCGCCCCTGAACAATGGTTAAGTCAAATGAAACATCGCTGGGCGGACTTTGCAGCCACGCAGCTCTCCGCACCTCTGACTGAAGTCTCATTTCACGACTAA
- the torA gene encoding trimethylamine-N-oxide reductase TorA: protein MSTETMNQGVSRRRFLAGMIATTAASVIGGSLLAPRNALAASEMKPIMDRHVLSGSHWGAFRAKVVNGIWVETVPFEKDKHPTDMIQAVREVVYNPARVKYPMVRLDWLKHGFRSDTSQRGDNRFVRVPWSQALDFFYHELERVQNEYGPSALYAGHTGWQSVGKLHSAGTMMMRAIGLHGTYLSKAGDYSTGAAQVVLPYVAGAMEVYEQQTSWPLVLEHAKTIVIWGSDPVKNLQVGWLVPDHSPYAYYEQLAEKVRSGEIEVIYIDPVVSETQKMVGGTQIKVNPQTDVPLMLAIAHTLYTEQRYNKDFIADYTTGFDKFLPYLLGESDGIAKSPEWAAQLCGVPADEIRKLARQMAAGRTQIIGGWCLQRMQHGEQYAWMLVVVAAMLGQIGLPGGGFGFGWHYNDAGAMTSTGPLMSGFSGVTGVDPIHNGSYRGYSPYIPVARFVDCIENPGKTIQWNGHDITYPLMKMAIFCGNNPFHHHQDRNKMINAWQKLETVICVDHQWTATCRFADIVLPATTTHERDDIEQYGNHSNAGILALPKVVDPMFEAKDDFEIFRELCRRFDREEAFTGGKSQMDWIEHIYNGARLQGRGLGVRLPNFKKFWDETGFVEFSGGQPWVRHESFRKEPDLEPLGTASGLIEIYCKTIADMGYDDCQGHPMWFEKNERSHGGPGSQAYPLNLQSTHPKHRLHSQLCSSTEHRATYAVADREPVYLNTQDAKSRGIRNGDIVRVFNDRGQVLAGAVVTDDFMPGVCRIHEGAWYSPLEGGKPGTLCSYGDPNVLTQDIGSSRLAQATSAASALVNIEKYTGAVPAVTGFHGPSEVTDINPLFPAMDL from the coding sequence ATGTCGACTGAGACAATGAATCAAGGCGTGAGCCGCCGCCGCTTTCTGGCAGGAATGATTGCAACGACAGCCGCGTCGGTGATTGGCGGCAGTTTGCTGGCCCCCCGAAACGCACTGGCCGCCTCAGAAATGAAACCCATCATGGATCGTCACGTCCTTTCCGGTTCCCACTGGGGCGCATTTCGCGCCAAAGTCGTGAACGGCATCTGGGTTGAAACGGTGCCGTTCGAAAAAGACAAACATCCGACAGATATGATCCAGGCCGTACGCGAAGTGGTTTATAACCCGGCCCGGGTGAAATATCCCATGGTCCGGCTGGACTGGCTGAAACATGGCTTTCGCTCGGATACCAGCCAGCGCGGTGATAACCGTTTCGTCCGGGTACCCTGGTCTCAGGCGCTGGACTTTTTCTACCATGAGCTTGAGCGGGTTCAGAACGAATATGGTCCGAGCGCTCTGTATGCTGGCCATACAGGCTGGCAGTCCGTCGGAAAATTGCATTCGGCAGGCACCATGATGATGCGGGCTATTGGACTGCATGGCACCTACCTGTCGAAAGCCGGAGACTATTCTACCGGTGCGGCGCAGGTGGTGTTGCCCTACGTGGCTGGCGCAATGGAAGTCTATGAGCAGCAAACGTCCTGGCCACTGGTGCTTGAACATGCCAAAACCATTGTGATCTGGGGATCCGATCCGGTGAAAAACCTTCAGGTTGGCTGGCTTGTGCCGGATCACAGCCCTTATGCTTATTATGAGCAGCTGGCAGAAAAAGTCAGAAGCGGTGAAATCGAGGTGATTTACATTGACCCCGTAGTTTCCGAAACACAAAAAATGGTCGGTGGCACCCAGATCAAAGTGAACCCGCAAACCGATGTGCCCCTTATGCTGGCCATCGCCCACACGCTGTATACGGAGCAGCGCTATAACAAAGATTTCATCGCCGATTACACCACTGGCTTTGATAAATTTCTGCCGTATTTACTGGGCGAAAGCGACGGTATTGCGAAATCGCCTGAATGGGCGGCGCAACTTTGTGGCGTGCCCGCCGATGAGATCCGCAAACTGGCCCGTCAGATGGCTGCAGGCAGAACTCAAATCATCGGAGGCTGGTGTCTGCAACGCATGCAGCATGGCGAACAGTATGCGTGGATGCTGGTTGTCGTTGCTGCGATGCTCGGCCAGATTGGCCTGCCCGGAGGTGGGTTCGGCTTCGGCTGGCATTACAACGATGCCGGGGCGATGACCTCCACTGGACCGCTCATGTCCGGGTTCAGCGGTGTCACGGGAGTCGACCCCATTCATAACGGTTCATATCGGGGATACTCACCGTACATCCCGGTGGCCCGTTTTGTCGATTGCATCGAAAATCCGGGGAAGACCATCCAGTGGAATGGTCACGACATCACTTATCCGCTGATGAAAATGGCCATTTTCTGCGGCAATAATCCGTTTCATCACCATCAGGATCGCAACAAAATGATCAACGCCTGGCAAAAGCTGGAAACCGTGATTTGCGTGGATCATCAGTGGACCGCGACCTGCCGCTTTGCGGATATTGTGCTGCCTGCCACAACCACACATGAGCGGGATGATATTGAACAATATGGCAACCACTCCAATGCCGGGATTCTTGCCCTGCCAAAGGTGGTTGACCCCATGTTTGAAGCGAAGGATGACTTCGAAATTTTCCGTGAACTCTGCCGCCGTTTTGATCGGGAAGAAGCCTTCACTGGAGGCAAATCTCAAATGGACTGGATTGAACACATCTACAATGGTGCCCGATTGCAGGGCCGCGGTCTTGGTGTACGTTTACCCAACTTTAAAAAGTTCTGGGACGAAACAGGCTTTGTCGAATTTTCGGGCGGCCAGCCCTGGGTACGCCATGAATCTTTTCGGAAAGAACCTGATCTCGAACCCCTGGGCACCGCATCCGGCCTCATCGAGATTTACTGTAAGACGATTGCTGACATGGGTTATGACGACTGTCAGGGGCATCCCATGTGGTTTGAAAAAAATGAACGCAGCCATGGAGGACCCGGCTCACAAGCCTACCCGCTCAACCTGCAAAGCACACATCCCAAACACCGGCTGCACTCGCAGCTCTGCTCCTCGACAGAGCATCGCGCGACCTATGCCGTTGCAGACCGGGAACCTGTGTATCTCAACACACAGGATGCAAAAAGCCGCGGCATTCGCAACGGGGATATTGTCCGGGTCTTTAATGATCGCGGGCAGGTTTTGGCAGGGGCCGTCGTCACCGACGACTTTATGCCGGGCGTGTGCCGGATCCATGAAGGCGCCTGGTACAGTCCACTGGAAGGCGGAAAACCGGGCACTTTATGCAGCTATGGCGATCCGAATGTGCTCACGCAGGACATCGGTTCATCCCGGCTGGCGCAGGCAACCTCGGCGGCATCAGCACTGGTGAATATTGAAAAATATACCGGCGCTGTCCCTGCCGTCACCGGTTTTCACGGACCATCGGAAGTCACAGATATCAACCCATTGTTTCCAGCAATGGACCTCTGA
- the ltaE gene encoding low-specificity L-threonine aldolase — MDFRSDTVTRPSAAMRQAIAAAAVGDDVYGDDPTVNELEQWAAERHGFEAALFCTSGTQANLLGLMAHCERGDEYLCGQQAHNYKFEGGGAAVLGSIQPQPIENLPDGTLPFDKLAAAIKPEDSHFARTKLLSLENTINGKVLPLSYLAEARAFVDQHGLSLHLDGARVYNAAAALDVDITEIVKYFDSFTICLSKGLGAPVGSLLLGNQSLIQKARRWRKVLGGGMRQAGILAAAGKIALQENAARLKEDHENARYLAEQLNTVPGFSTKPALVDTNIVFAKLHETIEPKALAEILKSKGILISAGNPMRFVTHLDVSREDIDHLITSLKDAQ; from the coding sequence ATTGATTTTCGCTCAGATACCGTCACAAGACCTTCCGCCGCGATGCGGCAAGCCATCGCTGCTGCGGCAGTCGGTGACGATGTTTACGGAGACGATCCAACGGTCAACGAACTGGAACAATGGGCTGCAGAACGACATGGATTTGAAGCCGCCCTGTTTTGCACCTCGGGCACCCAAGCCAACCTGCTCGGCCTCATGGCGCACTGCGAACGTGGTGATGAATACCTGTGCGGTCAGCAGGCGCACAACTACAAATTTGAAGGTGGCGGTGCGGCGGTCCTGGGCTCAATTCAGCCACAGCCCATTGAGAATCTGCCGGACGGTACGCTGCCCTTTGATAAGCTGGCTGCGGCTATCAAACCGGAAGACAGCCATTTCGCCCGCACAAAGCTACTGAGTTTAGAAAACACCATCAATGGCAAAGTGCTTCCGTTATCTTATCTGGCCGAAGCAAGAGCCTTTGTCGATCAACACGGCCTGTCGCTGCATCTGGACGGGGCACGGGTTTACAATGCAGCCGCTGCACTGGACGTTGATATTACCGAGATTGTGAAATACTTCGATTCCTTCACCATTTGTCTGTCCAAAGGATTAGGCGCGCCCGTCGGATCGCTGCTGCTGGGCAATCAGTCACTGATTCAAAAAGCACGCCGCTGGCGTAAAGTGCTGGGAGGTGGCATGCGTCAGGCTGGTATTCTGGCTGCCGCCGGTAAAATTGCCCTGCAAGAGAACGCAGCAAGGCTGAAAGAAGATCATGAGAATGCCCGCTATCTGGCCGAGCAGCTCAACACAGTTCCGGGATTCAGCACCAAGCCAGCGCTTGTCGACACCAATATCGTATTCGCAAAGCTGCATGAAACGATCGAGCCGAAAGCCTTGGCCGAAATTCTGAAATCCAAAGGGATTCTGATCAGTGCCGGAAATCCGATGCGTTTCGTCACGCACCTGGATGTCAGCCGGGAAGATATTGATCACCTGATTACATCTCTGAAAGATGCGCAATAA
- a CDS encoding isopenicillin N synthase family oxygenase has protein sequence MKLEAIDFTAPDAQERFVESLRETGFGVLKNHPLQQTLVSSIYNNWQGFFDSEAKYDFRFNVETQDGFFPPDVSETAKGHTQKDIKEFFHYYPWGQCPEALKAELQDYYDQANALASTLLGWVEKHSPADVSALYTQSLSSMIENSDSTLLRVLHYPPLKGEEELGAIRAGAHEDINLLTVLPASNEPGLQVKAKNGEWLDVPCEFGNLIINIGDMLQEASGGYFPSTTHRVINPEGADKTKSRISLPLFLHPKPEVVLSDRHTAKSYLMERLKELGLI, from the coding sequence ATGAAATTAGAAGCAATTGATTTTACCGCACCCGACGCACAAGAACGTTTCGTTGAATCGCTGCGAGAGACAGGATTTGGCGTTCTGAAAAATCACCCGTTGCAGCAAACCCTGGTCAGTTCGATTTATAACAACTGGCAGGGCTTCTTCGATTCGGAAGCTAAATATGACTTCCGTTTCAATGTCGAAACTCAGGATGGTTTTTTCCCGCCAGACGTTTCTGAGACGGCAAAAGGCCATACGCAAAAAGACATTAAAGAGTTTTTTCACTATTACCCTTGGGGTCAATGTCCTGAAGCGCTGAAAGCGGAGCTGCAAGATTATTATGATCAAGCGAACGCGCTGGCATCGACTTTGCTGGGTTGGGTTGAAAAACACTCGCCAGCGGACGTTTCTGCACTGTACACGCAGTCTCTGTCGAGCATGATTGAGAACAGCGACAGCACACTGCTACGCGTGCTGCATTATCCGCCACTGAAAGGTGAAGAAGAGCTGGGCGCAATTCGCGCTGGCGCACATGAAGACATTAACCTGCTGACTGTTCTGCCAGCGTCGAATGAGCCAGGTTTGCAAGTGAAAGCGAAAAACGGTGAATGGCTGGATGTACCGTGTGAATTCGGGAATCTGATCATCAACATCGGCGATATGCTGCAGGAAGCATCTGGCGGTTATTTCCCGTCGACCACGCACCGCGTGATTAACCCGGAAGGTGCGGATAAGACCAAATCCCGCATCTCTCTGCCGCTGTTCCTGCATCCGAAGCCAGAAGTGGTATTGTCTGATCGCCATACCGCGAAAAGCTACCTGATGGAACGGCTGAAAGAACTGGGCCTGATTTAA
- the torD gene encoding molecular chaperone TorD, producing the protein MKDFIAFNEERAEFYWWMSTLFAQELTSEHIGLYQSPAMNTLFEVLTQTPALSRPAMALQTAVQHLSRRQDAQLELAADFCGLFLCSPKTGALPYASVYTPGSGLMNSQPACDMEAWLAHSGLAQRQHFNEPADHLAVILDYLGNLILLTNQHGNETDAEQDMLSQLNFLQTMLLNWLPDFVADIRQKDKFGFYAAAAGLLLAFCLADQHFLQGTESGMESTGSHHHAVDSGITSSESHPI; encoded by the coding sequence ATGAAAGACTTCATCGCCTTTAACGAAGAACGTGCAGAATTTTACTGGTGGATGTCGACCCTGTTCGCACAGGAATTAACATCCGAACATATCGGGTTGTACCAAAGCCCTGCAATGAATACCTTGTTTGAGGTACTCACGCAAACCCCTGCATTGTCCCGGCCAGCCATGGCATTACAAACAGCCGTGCAACACCTGAGTCGCCGTCAGGATGCACAACTTGAACTGGCCGCTGATTTCTGTGGTTTATTTCTGTGTTCTCCGAAAACCGGCGCGTTGCCTTATGCCTCGGTCTATACACCGGGCTCAGGCCTGATGAACAGCCAGCCTGCCTGCGATATGGAAGCGTGGCTGGCTCACAGTGGTTTAGCGCAACGTCAGCATTTCAATGAGCCGGCCGATCATCTTGCCGTCATTCTGGATTATCTGGGGAACCTCATTCTATTGACCAATCAGCACGGGAACGAAACTGATGCAGAACAAGACATGCTCAGCCAACTCAATTTTCTGCAAACCATGCTGCTGAACTGGTTGCCAGACTTTGTCGCTGATATCCGCCAAAAGGATAAATTCGGTTTTTACGCGGCTGCTGCCGGGTTACTGCTCGCCTTTTGTCTGGCTGACCAGCACTTTTTGCAAGGGACAGAGAGTGGCATGGAATCAACTGGCTCACATCATCATGCGGTTGACTCAGGCATCACCTCATCTGAAAGCCATCCGATATAA